The following coding sequences are from one Culex quinquefasciatus strain JHB chromosome 1, VPISU_Cqui_1.0_pri_paternal, whole genome shotgun sequence window:
- the LOC6044782 gene encoding uncharacterized protein LOC6044782, protein MEHCKVCGQPTFTDTRDSSECEPPPQKVAKLAAVGQLTLPAELWTEVFGSLSAWDLLKVRLVCHRWRKLVNGSSTLRGKLVVQFPEFVMMDRDYAPSNLLPASIVTFSRAKIATVGSWWTSFGAGVVHLTMNHCNVLLPNMLSLLKLTPNLKELHLSDILIDTLDEAPAMADFQMEQMELLHIDLNYHGQNLGVFLELCPNLKDLALLCELCSDEFKNLLLQLPSYLRKISATLESLQVIQTEHLLAELCSLDLPKLKRLYLNKCESRCKNNRALVEICRTHPTLEVLDIEDVSASNEMILHEVGALLPNLKWLAVKVPKAPGIQPSLEFTPQLQYLRLKGSTFVYPEPTFASKCPYLQELHLERVTFQEPDSLRRFLARSPNVRELHLEECKLGYWSCLLTAIRTQKQLRRLTLRYLTVEDAGRCCIDYLDNLTTLELIGFKVHQQTMVELFTMGAGSLKQLTMVGLNDTLDFEVVDVMCQKLRRLSQLTIKNCTLSKEHCKQVRERFGSVERLIVVGEM, encoded by the exons ATGGAACACTGTAAAGTTTGTGGGCAACCCACCTTCACCGACACCAGGGACAGCTCGGAATGCGAGCCTCCTCCACAGAAGGTGGCCAAACTCGCGGCAGTTGGGCAGCTCACGCTGCCAGCGGAACTTTGGACGGAGGTATTCGGGAGCTTGTCGGCTTGGGATCTGCTCAAGGTGCGGCTGGTTTGTCACCGCTGGAGGAAGCTCGTGAATGGAAGTTCCACGCTCAGGGGCAAACTTGTGGTGCAGTTTCCGGAGTTTGTCATGATGGATCGTGATTATGCGCCCTCGAATTTGCTTCCGGCGTCAATTGTCACGTTCAGCCGTGCCAAAATTGCAACGGTCGGTTCCTGGTGGACGTCGTTCGGAGCGGGGGTCGTCCATTTAACCATGAACCATTGTAACGTGTTGCTTCCGAACATGCTAAGCCTGCTGAAGCTAACTCCAAATCTCAAGGAGCTGCACCTGTCGGACATTCTGATTGACACGCTTGATGAAGCGCCGGCGATGGCCGACTTCCAGATGGAACAAATGGAATTGTTGCACATCGATTTGAACTACCATGGTCAAAATTTAGGCGTCTTTCTGGAGCTGTGTCCGAACTTGAAGGATTTAGCTCTCCTCTGCGAACTTTGCTCCGACGAATTTAAAAACCTGCTGCTGCAACTACCATCGTATTTGAGAAAAATTAGCGCAACGCTGGAATCGCTTCAAGTTATCCAGACGGAGCACCTTTTGGCTGAATTATGCAGCTTGGATCTACCGAAACTGAAGCGGCTTTACCTGAACAAATGCGAATCAAGATGTAAAAACAACCGAGCTCTGGTCGAAATCTGTCGAACGCATCCGACCCTCGAAGTGCTCGATATAGAGGATGTCAGCGCAAGCAACGAAATG ATTCTACACGAAGTCGGCGCACTTTTGCCGAACCTGAAATGGCTTGCGGTCAAGGTACCGAAAGCACCCGGAATTCAACCGTCGCTGGAGTTCACACCACAGCTGCAATACTTGCGACTCAAAGGCTCCACCTTTGTCTACCCGGAGCCCACGTTCGCCAGCAAATGCCCATACCTGCAGGAACTACACCTGGAACGGGTTACTTTCCAGGAACCGGACAGCCTGCGGCGCTTCCTAGCCCGCTCGCCGAACGTCCGCGAGCTGCACCTCGAGGAGTGCAAGCTTGGGTACTGGTCCTGCCTGCTGACGGCCATCCGAACCCAGAAGCAACTGCGCCGGCTGACGCTGCGGTATTTGACAGTCGAAGATGCCGGCCGGTGCTGCATCGATTACCTGGACAATCTCACTACGCTCGAGTTGATCGGGTTCAAGGTGCACCAGCAGACGATGGTCGAGCTGTTTACGATGGGCGCGGGCAGCTTGAAGCAGCTCACGATGGTTGGGCTGAATGATACGCTGGACTTTGAGGTGGTGGACGTGATGTGTCAGAAGCTGCGGCGGCTCAGCCAGCTGACAATCAAAAACTGTACGCTGTCCAAGGAGCACTGCAAACAGGTGCGGGAGCGGTTTGGATCGGTGGAGAGGCTGATTGTAGTTGGGGAAATGTGa
- the LOC6044776 gene encoding uncharacterized protein LOC6044776 gives MPCCVFRCPGGPKLVRFPAVPALRERWLEAIRAGTGTRIPSDLLQGKTLELCVSHFAKDPTECGDEYQEPSRFVNRSGKPLKIGSCRLCHRFGPQREMISLQGKVAADFRIDVILQQQSILKVELKASDFLQQICQECLVRVELIKSIQREFYYKNATFKTLQKSLTSLEVVQSRETRRKPPQPIIDCDLLDEDSIVGFTIDKTNPLQQTWNVPELQPSPSNLIVKPKKQPREPPPNQRTSKCYICRLQFHGREDLIYHLEQSHVAKPRYGCSECSSKTARFKEITAYNVHLSWHDEGERPLKCRKCPLRFVTKRGRLDHERRVHLRRSKGKAGVLKGRIAAKKVLATSGSRRAKVVKS, from the exons ATGCCCTGCTGCGTGTTCCGCTGTCCGGGTGGGCCCAAGTTGGTGCGCTTCCCGGCCGTCCCGGCCCTTCGCGAGCGCTGGCTCGAAGCGATCCGTGCCGGCACGGGGACCCGAATTCCAAGCGATCTGCTCCAAGGCAAGACGCTCGAGCTGTGCGTGTCCCACTTTGCCAAGGATCCGACCGAGTGCGGGGACGAGTACCAGGAACCGTCGCGGTTTGTCAATCG TTCCGGCAAGCCGTTGAAGATCGGCAGCTGCCGACTGTGTCATAGATTTGGTCCGCAGCGCGAAATGATCTCGCTGCAGGGCAAAGTGGCCGCAGACTTCCGCATCGACGTCATCCTGCAACAGCAATCGATCCTCAAAGTCGAACTCAAGGCTTCGGACTTCCTACAGCAAATCTGCCAGGAGTGTCTGGTTCGGGTCGAACTGATCAAGTCAATTCAGCGGGAGTTCTACTACAAGAACGCCACCTTCAAAACCCTTCAGAAAAGCCTAACCTCGCTGGAGGTTGTCCAGAGCAGGGAGACTCGCCGAAAACCACCACAACCCATAATCGACTGTGACCTGCTGGACGAGGACTCGATCGTGGGTTTCACGATCGATAAGACGAACCCGCTGCAGCAAACGTGGAACGTTCCAGAACTTCAACCATCTCCATCGAATCTCATCGTAAAGCCGAAGAAACAACCCCGCGAACCTCCGCCAAATCAACGAACCTCCAAGTGCTACATCTGCCGATTGCAGTTCCACGGCCGGGAAGATCTGATCTACCACCTGGAGCAGAGCCACGTGGCCAAGCCCCGGTACGGCTGCTCGGAGTGCAGTTCGAAAACAGCGCGCTTCAAGGAGATTACGGCGTACAACGTGCACCTGAGCTGGCACGACGAAGGGGAGCGGCCGCTCAAGTGTCGCAAGTGCCCGCTCAGGTTCGTGACCAAGCGGGGCCGGTTGGACCATGAGAGGCGGGTTCATTTGCGGAGAAGCAAAGGGAAGGCAGGGGTTTTGAAGGGGAGGATTGCCGCGAAGAAGGTTCTGGCGACCTCAGGAAGTCGACGTGCAAAGGTTGTAAAGAGCTGA
- the LOC6044777 gene encoding GDNF-inducible zinc finger protein 1, which produces MSCCIPACTAKTLLVRFPDHLLLRRRWFRVIALATGVALGSDDELEPLKICLAHFAHPDERFYQEPSIFPSKRNPEKRVSLTCCKLCHRYMPTSGMCRLSGTLNGTILAGLLFPTIRIRIHPRDYTSFVCRRCLVKVDVVRKIQAEFGELKATTDMVDSLKTPLEVVAPEVIDDAVVQVEYLEEWENHEGDDNQEQVTWEPVEEEQVSSDGWEWPEQPEPGKPTKRRYIKRKIREPKPKAPNRGIASSMKCYICSVQYNSREELVTHQVENHRDPSEFSCTECGGKRFETVTLFNNHLKFHDAKERPFQCKLCPLRYCTRRSVREHVSHVHAGKPIRYRNPERLHKNHQCETCGKILLSIGALRKHIAARHEARKLQCPTCNRIVKSDQALLKHKLWHLNERPFGCEQCGVWYRAKTNLNIHMAAAHGGPDPFRCKPCQLTFRSQGQYRTHQRRVHDNQSNDRKMRLRFRCALCPEVPVRKKDLEAHIAVSHRDEPYPWVSCPQCPEVRLVNGTALTWHRRARHREVKTVAGQEPPLRDSHHKNHTFTDRKQTK; this is translated from the exons ATGTCCTGCTGCATCCCGGCCTGCACGGCCAAGACGCTGCTGGTGCGTTTCCCGGACCACCTGCTGCTCCGCAGGCGGTGGTTCCGGGTGATCGCGCTGGCCACCGGCGTCGCGCTCGGCTCCGACGACGAGCTCGAGCCGCTGAAGATCTGCCTGGCGCACTTTGCCCATCCGGACGAGCGCTTCTACCAGGAACCGTCCATTTTCCCCAGCAAGCG GAACCCGGAAAAACGGGTCAGCCTGACGTGCTGCAAGCTGTGCCATCGGTACATGCCGACGAGTGGGATGTGTCGGTTGAGTGGAACGCTGAATGGGACCATACTGGCGGGCTTGCTCTTCCCGACGATCCGCATCCGGATCCACCCGCGGGACTACACGAGTTTCGTGTGCCGGCGGTGTCTGGTGAAGGTCGACGTGGTTCGCAAGATTCAGGCCGAATTTGGGGAGTTGAAGGCGACCACGGATATGGTGGACAGCTTGAAGACCCCGCTGGAGGTGGTCGCGCCGGAGGTCATTGATGACGCCGTCGTTCAGGTGGAGTACCTTGAGGAGTGGGAAAACCATGAAGGGGATGACAATCAAGAGCAGGTCACGTGGGAACCGGTGGAGGAGGAGCAGGTAAGTTCCGACGGGTGGGAGTGGCCGGAGCAACCGGAGCCGGGAAAGCCAACGAAGCGACGTTACATCAAGCGCAAAATCCGGGAGCCCAAACCGAAGGCCCCTAACCGAGGGATCGCCAGCTCAATGAAGTGCTACATCTGCTCGGTGCAGTACAATTCCCGCGAAGAGTTGGTGACCCACCAGGTTGAGAACCACCGGGATCCGTCCGAGTTCAGCTGTACCGAGTGCGGTGGAAAGCGGTTCGAAACGGTGACCCTGTTCAACAATCACCTCAAGTTCCACGACGCTAAGGAACGACCGTTCCAGTGTAAGCTCTGTCCGCTTCGATACTGCACGCGAAGATCGGTCCGGGAGCACGTGTCCCACGTCCACGCCGGGAAGCCCATTAGATACAGAAATCCGGAACGTCTCCACAAGAACCATCAGTGCGAAACCTGCGGCAAGATATTGCTCTCGATCGGCGCCCTCCGGAAGCACATTGCTGCACGGCACGAGGCCCGCAAGCTCCAGTGTCCAACGTGCAACCGGATCGTCAAGTCCGACCAGGCTCTGCTCAAGCACAAGCTGTGGCACCTCAACGAGCGCCCCTTTGGTTGTGAGCAGTGCGGCGTTTGGTACCGCGCCAAAACCAACCTCAACATCCACATGGCCGCCGCCCACGGCGGTCCCGACCCGTTCCGGTGCAAGCCGTGCCAGCTGACGTTCCGATCGCAGGGCCAGTACCGGACGCACCAGCGCCGCGTCCACGACAATCAGAGCAACGACCGGAAGATGCGGTTGCGGTTCCGGTGCGCGCTTTGCCCGGAGGTTCCCGTCCGGAAGAAAGACCTGGAGGCGCACATTGCGGTCAGTCACCGCGACGAGCCGTACCCGTGGGTGAGCTGTCCGCAGTGTCCGGAAGTGCGGCTGGTTAACGGGACGGCGCTCACGTGGCACAGGAGGGCAAGGCATCGCGAGGTGAAGACGGTGGCGGGGCAAGAACCGCCTTTACGTGATTCACACCACAAGAACCATACGTTCACGGACAGGAAACAAACgaaataa